In Montipora foliosa isolate CH-2021 chromosome 13, ASM3666993v2, whole genome shotgun sequence, one DNA window encodes the following:
- the LOC137981945 gene encoding uncharacterized protein has product MTSASPAARPAIREPVAPTCSSLPDQPTNRSKVCQVKTPVLLGSSSSITDSKAVKETLEGNFDEGPALEECFEFENSPNSIQSVKGRLKAHFAFWADALGANDFILRVIDKGYAIPFITFPPNAFLDNNHSALMHVDFVLEAIQELILSGSVVQVSSPPHVVHPLSVSVQSGGKKRLILNLRHVNKHIWKETFKFDDIRNTSVYLPFDHFMFKFDLKSGYHHIDILQEHQTFLGFSWVVNGVRKFFVFTVLPFGLSSAPCIFTKVVRVLIRYWRSHAVRITVYLDDGLGSAPDFARCEAASLFVKNSLQRWGFLPNDSKSIWQPISYLV; this is encoded by the coding sequence ATGACATCTGCTTCGCCAGCGGCAAGACCGGCCATTCGAGAGCCAGTTGCCCCAACTTGTTCTTCACTGCCGGATCAACCTACAAACAGATCCAAAGTTTGTCAAGTAAAGACACCGGTTCTTCTGGGCAGCAGTAGTTCCATTACTGATAGTAAAGCAGTAAAAGAAACTCTTGAAGGTAATTTTGACGAAGGTCCAGCTTTAGAGGAGTGTTTTGAAtttgagaattctcccaatAGCATCCAATCGGTTAAGGGTAGGCTTAAAgctcattttgctttttgggcGGATGCGTTAGGTGCGAATGATTTCATTCTCCGGGTTATTGACAAGGGGTATGCTATACCCTTTATTACATTTCCTCCGAATGCGTTTTTGGACAATAACCATTCAGCACTTATGCACGTTGATTTTGTTTTGGAGGCTATTCAAGAGCTTATTTTGTCAGGTTCAGTTGTTCAAGTATCTAGCCCTCCTCATGTTGTCCATCCTTTGTCTGTTTCCGTACAGAGTGGCGGCAAGAAGAGGTTGATTTTAAACCTCAGGCATGTCAATAAACATATTTGGAAAGAAACGTTTAAGTTTGACGATATTAGAAACACTAGTGTTTATCTTCCTTTTGATCATTTCATGTTTAAATTTGATCTCAAATCTGGCTACCACCATATTGATATTTTGCAGGAACATCAAACTTTTTTAGGGTTTTCTTGGGTTGTTAATGGCGTAAGGAAGTTTTTTGTGTTTACAGTTCTCCCTTTTGGGCTATCCTCAGCTCCTTGTATTTTTACTAAGGTTGTTCGTGTTCTCATCAGGTATTGGAGAAGTCATGCTGTGAGAATAACAGTTTACCTTGACGACGGGCTTGGTTCCGCCCCTGATTTCGCTCGCTGTGAAGCTGCTTCATTATTTGTTAAGAATTCACTTCAGCGTTGGGGTTTCCTGCCCAATGACAGTAAATCGATTTGGCAACCAATTTCTTATTTAgtttga